One segment of Zhihengliuella halotolerans DNA contains the following:
- a CDS encoding DUF6318 family protein — translation MKQFSPASVVFAGLLALALAGCSGTTPEPSESPSPTSAAPTSSAPPTPKPATSTSPAENLEPPQMPELATEFSVAGFEAFVEYWFDAHNYALATGDVELMMDVSDDRCVYCLNHELGIKEIYEADGWIDGGDVVPSSFFTNMAELEGGLYQGNFTLKQMKGTVYTAEGDVDESQVFDPDDYDYEMRAYHDGDGWVASKIDLWEQPDD, via the coding sequence GTGAAACAGTTCAGTCCCGCGTCCGTCGTGTTCGCAGGTCTCCTCGCGTTGGCGTTGGCCGGGTGTTCCGGTACGACGCCGGAGCCCTCCGAGTCGCCATCCCCCACATCGGCGGCGCCGACGAGCAGCGCTCCTCCCACGCCGAAACCGGCCACGAGCACCTCCCCGGCAGAGAATCTGGAACCCCCGCAGATGCCGGAACTGGCCACGGAGTTCTCAGTGGCTGGCTTCGAAGCCTTCGTCGAGTACTGGTTTGATGCCCATAATTACGCGCTTGCCACTGGCGACGTGGAACTGATGATGGACGTTTCCGACGATAGATGCGTCTACTGCCTCAATCACGAGCTGGGGATCAAAGAAATCTATGAAGCGGACGGGTGGATCGATGGAGGTGACGTCGTACCATCGTCTTTCTTTACGAACATGGCGGAGCTCGAAGGAGGGCTGTATCAGGGGAACTTCACCCTGAAGCAGATGAAGGGAACGGTCTACACCGCCGAAGGTGACGTAGATGAATCGCAGGTATTCGATCCTGACGATTATGACTATGAGATGCGCGCGTATCATGACGGCGATGGCTGGGTCGCTAGCAA